The Kutzneria kofuensis genome has a window encoding:
- a CDS encoding zinc-dependent alcohol dehydrogenase, which translates to MKAVTWHGRRDVRVDTVPDPRIEQPTDIVVGVTSSGICGSDLHLYEVLGPFLEEGDILGHEPMGVVEEVGPEVTAVRPGDRVVIPFNVSCGTCFMCGQGLHSQCETTQVHEQGSGAALFGYTKLYGQVPGGQAEFLRVPFGNTLPIKVPDGPPDDRFVYLSDVLPTAWQAVDYASVPDGGSLVVLGLGPIGDMACRVAQHRGAGKVIGVDLVPERLERARSNGVEALDLREHGQDLPKVIRDMTDGRGPDSVVDAVGMEAHGSPTAQVTQQMTAMLPDAIQGWLMKRVGVDRLHALYLAIDIVRRGGTISLSGVYGGMADPMPMLRMFDKQIQLRMGQANVHRWVPDILPLLVDGDPLGVEGFATHRVRLGQAPAAYQMFQEKRDGAVKVLLQP; encoded by the coding sequence ATGAAGGCAGTGACCTGGCACGGTCGGCGGGATGTCCGCGTGGACACCGTCCCGGACCCGCGGATCGAGCAGCCGACGGACATCGTCGTGGGCGTGACCTCCAGCGGCATCTGCGGCTCGGACCTCCACCTGTACGAGGTGCTGGGGCCGTTCCTGGAGGAGGGCGACATCCTGGGGCACGAGCCGATGGGCGTCGTCGAGGAGGTCGGGCCGGAGGTCACGGCGGTGCGCCCGGGCGACCGGGTGGTGATCCCGTTCAACGTCTCCTGCGGCACCTGCTTCATGTGCGGCCAGGGGCTGCACTCGCAGTGCGAGACGACCCAGGTGCACGAACAGGGCAGCGGGGCCGCCCTGTTCGGCTACACCAAGCTGTACGGCCAGGTGCCGGGCGGGCAGGCGGAGTTCCTGCGCGTGCCGTTCGGCAACACGCTGCCGATCAAGGTCCCGGACGGCCCGCCGGACGACCGGTTCGTCTACCTGTCCGACGTGCTGCCGACGGCGTGGCAGGCGGTGGACTACGCGTCGGTGCCCGACGGCGGCAGCCTGGTGGTGCTGGGACTCGGGCCGATCGGCGACATGGCGTGCCGGGTCGCGCAGCACCGCGGCGCCGGCAAGGTGATCGGCGTCGACCTGGTGCCGGAGCGGCTGGAACGCGCGCGGTCCAACGGTGTGGAGGCGTTGGACCTCCGCGAGCACGGCCAGGACCTGCCCAAGGTGATCCGGGACATGACCGACGGCCGCGGTCCGGACTCGGTGGTCGACGCCGTCGGCATGGAGGCGCACGGTTCGCCGACCGCGCAGGTGACCCAGCAGATGACGGCGATGCTGCCGGACGCGATCCAGGGCTGGCTGATGAAGCGGGTCGGCGTGGACCGGCTGCACGCGCTGTACCTGGCGATCGACATCGTTCGCCGCGGCGGCACGATCTCGCTGTCCGGCGTGTACGGCGGCATGGCCGACCCGATGCCGATGCTGCGCATGTTCGACAAGCAGATCCAGCTCCGGATGGGCCAGGCCAACGTGCACCGCTGGGTCCCCGACATCCTGCCGCTGCTGGTCGACGGCGATCCGCTGGGCGTGGAGGGCTTCGCCACCCACCGGGTTCGGCTGGGGCAGGCGCCGGCCGCGTACCAGATGTTCCAGGAGAAGCGGGACGGCGCCGTGAAGGTGCTGCTGCAGCCCTGA
- a CDS encoding DUF6292 family protein → MLAAPQTVWLDDDTFGRELRAYVTEVAAALGVGPESTMVDATTPASAYLALDGSTPAFPDRDLALLWDERVGWSAVVETRSGDDLVLGRPDPVHGVRPAPEVLVRFVRAVRAGDIGIAQSLTG, encoded by the coding sequence GTGTTAGCGGCGCCGCAGACGGTCTGGTTGGACGACGACACGTTCGGGCGGGAACTGCGGGCCTACGTCACCGAGGTGGCCGCCGCGCTCGGTGTCGGCCCGGAGTCGACCATGGTGGATGCCACCACCCCGGCCTCGGCCTACCTGGCGCTGGACGGCTCGACCCCGGCGTTTCCCGACCGCGACCTGGCGCTGCTGTGGGACGAGCGCGTCGGCTGGTCGGCCGTGGTGGAGACGCGTTCCGGCGACGACCTGGTCCTGGGCCGGCCGGACCCGGTCCACGGCGTCCGCCCCGCGCCCGAGGTGCTGGTCCGGTTCGTGCGTGCGGTACGAGCCGGTGACATCGGGATTGCCCAGTCGCTCACCGGGTAG
- a CDS encoding Hsp20/alpha crystallin family protein, which translates to MLMRTDPFREFDRLTQQVFGTQGTWSRPTAMPMDAYRSGDEFVVHFDLPGVDPEAIELDVERNVLTVKAERRPVERGENVEMQVAERPLGVFSRQLFLGDALDADRIAASYEQGVLTVRIPVAEKAKPRKIAIDSGHPEPKQINA; encoded by the coding sequence ATGTTGATGCGCACCGACCCGTTCCGGGAGTTCGACCGGCTGACCCAGCAGGTCTTCGGCACCCAGGGGACGTGGTCCCGCCCGACGGCGATGCCGATGGACGCCTACCGCAGCGGCGACGAGTTCGTGGTGCACTTCGACCTGCCCGGCGTCGACCCCGAGGCGATCGAGCTGGACGTCGAGCGCAACGTGCTGACCGTGAAGGCGGAGCGCCGCCCGGTCGAGCGCGGTGAGAACGTGGAGATGCAGGTCGCCGAGCGCCCGCTGGGCGTGTTCTCGCGCCAGCTGTTCCTGGGGGACGCGCTCGACGCGGACCGCATCGCCGCCAGCTACGAGCAGGGCGTGCTGACCGTCCGGATCCCGGTGGCGGAGAAGGCCAAGCCGCGCAAGATCGCCATCGACAGCGGACACCCGGAGCCCAAGCAGATCAACGCCTGA
- a CDS encoding HSP18 transcriptional regulator: MDAGSERERARQWLKDRELDGEHDHGGDLALTDLDLVNRVAHRKLGHQVADETGVADALAALTLLRHLREELAEWEPRLIASARAHGASWIQLAPALGVASRQAAERRYLRLRPDGTGEATTGEQRVRAERDRRAGDRAVTKWARDNAIGLRQLAAQVSALDGDQNLDGDAQRHVDTVTAALGEPDTAALLGPLTDALQHLHASHPDLADKIASVTGESNEARRPKG, translated from the coding sequence ATGGACGCGGGTAGCGAACGCGAACGAGCCAGACAGTGGCTGAAGGACCGGGAGCTGGACGGCGAGCACGACCACGGCGGCGACCTGGCGCTCACCGACCTCGACCTGGTCAACCGCGTCGCGCACCGCAAACTCGGCCATCAGGTCGCGGACGAGACGGGCGTCGCCGACGCCCTCGCCGCGCTCACCCTGCTCCGGCATCTCCGCGAGGAACTGGCCGAATGGGAGCCGCGGCTGATCGCCTCCGCCCGCGCGCACGGGGCGAGCTGGATCCAGCTGGCACCGGCCCTGGGCGTGGCCAGCCGACAGGCGGCCGAGCGCCGCTACCTGCGGCTGCGCCCCGACGGCACCGGCGAGGCGACCACCGGCGAGCAGCGGGTTCGCGCCGAGCGCGACCGCCGCGCCGGCGACCGCGCGGTGACCAAGTGGGCTCGGGACAACGCGATCGGGCTGCGGCAGCTGGCGGCACAGGTGAGCGCCCTCGACGGCGACCAGAACCTCGACGGCGACGCCCAGCGCCACGTCGACACCGTCACCGCGGCGCTGGGCGAACCCGACACCGCCGCACTGCTCGGCCCGCTCACCGACGCCCTGCAGCACCTGCACGCCAGCCATCCCGACCTCGCCGACAAGATCGCGTCCGTCACCGGCGAGAGCAACGAGGCCCGCCGCCCCAAGGGTTAG
- a CDS encoding cytochrome P450, with translation MDNSLQLLAEGYAWLPDRRRETPTVKTRLMGQRAVCIGGVDAARFFYDERNIRRHGAIPGPVLSTLFGHDAVHTLDGAEHRSRKAMFLSVMGPDGVADLTRRVTEVWDETVPAWQRPVVLFDETSRILTRAVCDWAGIRVTPAEVPAMAADLIAMVDGFATAGPRHFKARFARKRREKWFAGVREGFLYDVMSAHLPDPHVRAVELLNVVRPTVALSWFVTFAAHALHRWPKHRADLAGGGVFADAFAHEVRRFYPFAPFLGGLAARDLDWQGESIPAGSLVVLDIYGHNHDPELFADPYAFSPERFVGHDIGPFELVPQGAGWPDVGHRCPGEGIAVSVLAALATRLARLDYEVPPQDLTILLRRIPAKVRSGFVLA, from the coding sequence ATGGACAACTCGCTGCAGCTGTTGGCGGAGGGCTACGCGTGGCTGCCGGACCGCCGCCGCGAGACGCCGACCGTGAAGACCCGGCTGATGGGTCAACGGGCGGTGTGCATCGGCGGCGTGGACGCCGCGCGGTTCTTCTACGACGAGCGGAACATCCGCCGGCACGGCGCGATCCCCGGCCCGGTGCTGAGCACGCTGTTCGGCCACGATGCCGTGCACACCCTGGACGGCGCGGAACACCGGTCCCGCAAGGCGATGTTCCTGTCGGTGATGGGACCGGACGGCGTCGCCGACCTGACCCGGCGGGTGACCGAGGTCTGGGACGAGACGGTGCCGGCCTGGCAGCGGCCGGTGGTGCTGTTCGACGAGACCAGCCGGATCCTGACCCGTGCGGTCTGCGACTGGGCCGGCATCCGGGTCACGCCGGCCGAGGTGCCGGCGATGGCCGCCGACCTGATCGCGATGGTCGACGGCTTCGCCACGGCCGGTCCACGGCACTTCAAGGCCCGCTTTGCCCGCAAGCGCCGCGAGAAGTGGTTCGCCGGCGTGCGAGAGGGCTTCCTGTACGACGTCATGTCGGCGCACCTCCCGGATCCGCACGTGCGGGCGGTGGAACTGCTCAACGTGGTCCGGCCGACGGTCGCGCTGAGCTGGTTCGTGACGTTCGCGGCGCACGCCCTGCACCGCTGGCCCAAGCACCGCGCGGACCTCGCCGGCGGCGGCGTTTTCGCCGACGCGTTCGCGCACGAGGTGCGGCGCTTCTACCCGTTCGCGCCGTTCCTCGGCGGCCTCGCGGCCAGGGACCTGGACTGGCAGGGGGAGTCGATCCCGGCCGGAAGCCTGGTGGTGCTGGACATCTACGGCCACAACCACGACCCCGAGCTGTTCGCGGATCCCTACGCCTTCTCCCCGGAGAGGTTCGTCGGCCACGACATCGGCCCGTTCGAACTCGTGCCGCAGGGGGCGGGCTGGCCGGACGTCGGCCACCGCTGCCCGGGCGAGGGCATCGCCGTGTCGGTGCTCGCGGCGCTGGCCACGCGGCTGGCCCGGCTGGACTACGAGGTGCCGCCGCAGGACCTGACCATCTTGTTGCGCCGCATTCCGGCCAAGGTCCGCAGCGGGTTCGTGCTGGCCTAA
- a CDS encoding SDR family NAD(P)-dependent oxidoreductase, giving the protein MTTPLNPLAVVTGASSGIGLELAHQLAANGFDIVACAEDDELTIAADALRANNVAVEAVRADLARPEGVEQLVERVTVTGRPVDALVVNAGVGVSGPFVGDSSLDEQLNVVDLNVRLAVHLAKRLLPDMAARGSGRVLFTSSIAAVMPGPFQTVYNASKAFLLSFSEALREELKDSGVTVTALMPGPTETEFFDRADMRDTKLGASENKDDPAEVAKQGFEAMMAGKDRVVAGSFMNKAQVAAAKVVPDKAMAAQHRKMSEPGSAEK; this is encoded by the coding sequence GTGACCACACCCCTCAACCCGCTCGCGGTGGTGACCGGAGCATCCAGCGGGATCGGGCTCGAACTGGCCCACCAGCTCGCGGCCAACGGCTTCGACATCGTGGCCTGCGCGGAGGACGACGAGCTGACCATCGCCGCGGATGCGTTGCGGGCCAACAACGTGGCGGTGGAGGCCGTGCGGGCCGACCTGGCCCGGCCCGAGGGCGTCGAGCAGCTGGTCGAGCGCGTGACGGTGACCGGCCGGCCGGTGGACGCACTGGTGGTCAACGCCGGCGTCGGTGTGTCGGGGCCGTTCGTCGGCGACTCGTCGCTGGACGAGCAGCTGAACGTCGTCGACCTGAACGTGCGCTTGGCCGTGCACCTGGCCAAGCGACTGTTGCCGGACATGGCGGCGCGGGGCAGCGGACGGGTCCTGTTCACGTCGTCGATCGCGGCGGTGATGCCGGGGCCGTTCCAGACGGTCTACAACGCCTCCAAGGCGTTCCTGCTGTCGTTCTCGGAGGCGCTGCGGGAGGAGTTGAAGGACAGCGGCGTCACGGTGACGGCGCTGATGCCCGGTCCGACCGAGACGGAGTTCTTCGACCGCGCCGACATGCGCGACACCAAGCTGGGGGCGTCGGAGAACAAGGACGACCCGGCGGAGGTGGCCAAGCAGGGCTTCGAGGCGATGATGGCCGGCAAGGACCGTGTGGTCGCCGGCTCGTTCATGAACAAGGCCCAGGTGGCGGCGGCGAAGGTGGTGCCGGACAAGGCAATGGCCGCGCAGCACCGCAAGATGAGCGAACCCGGCAGCGCGGAGAAGTGA